The nucleotide sequence GCGAGGGAGGGGACGGCGTCGTGCGCGACTGGACAGGCATCACTTGCTACACGCCCGACACGCTGCCGCTGGTCGGGGCGGCGCCGGGCGAGCCGGGCCTGTGGATGACGATCGGGATGAATGGCCACGGCATGGCGATGGCGTTTCGCTGCGCAGAGGCGCTGGTGCAGACCATGTTGAGCGGCAAGGGGGCAGACATGCCCGACTGGTTCCCCAAGTGTATGCGGCTGGAGAGAGCGTGGGAGAAGCCCAAGCTCAACGTCCGCACGGCGTGGTTCGCCGAGTGTTCCTGAGCCGGCGGGTCAACAGCTCCTTGCTATCAAAACCATGGTCCAGAAAAGGCTGCAGCCAAGACATGCCGTCTCGTACATCTCGATAGCTGGTGGAGCCGGGTGGTCCCGGTACGCTGCCTTGTTCATGCAGATGCCGTTCTTGGTTCTTATGATCTATCTGGCCACTGAATCAAGGTTGGGAAACACGCTGCTGGGGATGGAACTCTGTTTGGTCAAAGAGCTATATTACACTTTTTCTATACAGTAATGGGACTTGTTGACTGCCGGTAGGTACGGTTGTAATAGTAATAACGACAAagccagtttttttttttttctttttctttctgttaAAGGCACACAAACGCCCACTCAAGACAGGGGAGCCAGGCATGTGCTAGCCATTACTTCATCTAATAGGCTTGTTCTTGGTATTGGGTACGATAGAGTAGGTCAAGCCTTTTGgggctagaactagtctctCTTGTCCCCATCTATGCGGAGTGGTGTGGTTGCACGGGCAAAGAATATCGAAAAAGGAAATTGCACCTCCATCTACATCGGGACAGGGTCCCGAAGGGGCAGGAGTAGTGATTTCTctttgttttgctttttgcCAAGACGTTGGAAAGGGCTATGCTCACGAGGAGGAGTCCAACCAATCAATAAGATGGTTGGTTGAGGTGTAGTGCAGCTTGTGGGGCGTCCAAGAGGTGGGTGTAACATTACCTTGTGGAGTCGAGTCCCCGAGAGGATGCCCCCCCCTGGTGCCGACCACCGGCAAGAGGTACCCGGATTTGCATGCAGATTTGCCTGCTGGGGCCTTGTACCCGGAGAGAACTTGTGCCTTGACCACACTCAGTTGTGCTTTAAATTGATGAATTTCACAGGATACCCCAGCCAAGAGCTTTTGGTCGAGCCGAGATCCACGTGGTTACGAATACCATTTCGCTGATGCCACTCGAGAGAGGGGTCCCTGCAGGGCAGCAACATGAACAGCAATGTCGTTTGTTCCTTGATTCAACTTGACGAAGCAGCTGGGCCGCCGCTCGGCTGATTATGCCATTGCGTCCATCAGCTGGGCCTACGACATGCAGTACGGTATGGTAATGTCACAATGTGTTGTATCCCTGGGCGATGCCAAGGTGCCGCTCGGATACGACAGATATGGTATGTATATATAAGTAGGAGATGGGCAGGTCGTTGTGGTTGTCTGTTGCCGTGGTTTTACCTTTTCTTGGTCAACCGCTGTCGCCGCCTTGCCTTGCCCTGCTCATATTCTGCAAAGCATCGCAAGATCCGACCACGTCTTCAAGGCTTAATTGACTTGATTTAATTCGACTTGTCCAGACCCCTCCCCCAGAGCAACCTCAAACCCCCTTCAAAATGAGGTTCGGAATCTCCAGCTGGGCCATGCCCGCAGTGGCACTGGCGGCGGTCGGCGGCGCAGTTGCGCAGGCCACCAGCGGCTCCCTCAACATTCTCACGCTGAACGTTGCCGGTCTGCCGCCCATCTTGAACGGCAACGACGTGCCCGGCGACAAGGCAACCAACAGCCGCAACATTGGCGGCAAGCTGTCGCAGTACGGCTACGACCTGGTGCACCTCCAGGAGGACTTCAACTTCCACGCGTACATCTACGAGACCAACAAGCaccccttccgcaccgcGACGTCGGGCGGCGTCCCCTTCGGCTCGGGGTTGAACAGCGTGTCCAACTACGACTGGATCGACTTTGAGCGCGTCAAGTGGAACGTGTGCGAGAACGCGTCGGGCGCCGACTGCCTCACGCCCAAGGGCTTCACGTTTATGAGGCTCCGCGTGGCCGAGGGCGTCTACGTGGACTGCTACAACCTGCACGCGGACGCCGGCAGCCTCGAGGCGGACATGAAGGCTCGCAACGCCAACCTGCGCCAGGTGTCGGACGCGATCAAGGAGCGCAGCGAGGGCAACGCCGTGCTCGTGTTTGGCGACACCAACAGCCGCTACACTCGCATCCCCGACGGCATCACCGTGTTTCGTCTGCAGAACGGCATGACGGACCCCTGGGTCGAGCTGAtccgcggcggcgtcgagccCACGCAGGAGTCGCTCTGCAGCAACCCCAGCACCACCAACTCGTGCGAGACGGTGGACAAGGTCTTTTACCGCTCCAGTCCCACCGTGAGcctcaaggccaaggagtGGAGCTACGCCAGCACCAAGTTCCTGCAGGACAATGGCGACCTGCTCTCGGACCACAACCCCATCGCCGTCAACTTTGACTGGGCGGTCGGCGCGAGCCTGCGCAAGTCGGACGAGTTCGGCGGGCCCCACGGCACCTTCTTCAGCGACGTGCCCGCGCTGGCCGCCAAGGGCCGCGTGCCCA is from Pyricularia oryzae 70-15 chromosome 2, whole genome shotgun sequence and encodes:
- a CDS encoding endonuclease/exonuclease/phosphatase, with amino-acid sequence MRFGISSWAMPAVALAAVGGAVAQATSGSLNILTLNVAGLPPILNGNDVPGDKATNSRNIGGKLSQYGYDLVHLQEDFNFHAYIYETNKHPFRTATSGGVPFGSGLNSVSNYDWIDFERVKWNVCENASGADCLTPKGFTFMRLRVAEGVYVDCYNLHADAGSLEADMKARNANLRQVSDAIKERSEGNAVLVFGDTNSRYTRIPDGITVFRLQNGMTDPWVELIRGGVEPTQESLCSNPSTTNSCETVDKVFYRSSPTVSLKAKEWSYASTKFLQDNGDLLSDHNPIAVNFDWAVGASLRKSDEFGGPHGTFFSDVPALAAKGRVPKVSAIQFRGANRLDWVSVTLADGSSTAHGGSGGKASDLALAASEFWTGATLCRGQRSGLTRNFYIKATTSTGRTVESGTTTGDCQNFTAPAGWQIVGFAGRKGDELDRLSFVYAPQ